In a genomic window of Ignavibacteria bacterium:
- a CDS encoding acyl-CoA thioesterase → MPTSDKVEATVDHGPVTIEGHGTFHHRLHSRVRSYDVDRQGIVHNAIYLYWLEAARIEYFRDIGVPIDRASFVTKHRFVVAKTSIEYAAAAQFDDPYTVFTRVSFVKNSSFGFEHVICHENGTILAVASSVLVHLNPASHKPDRIPDSYRTLISEFEL, encoded by the coding sequence ATGCCAACCTCAGACAAAGTAGAAGCAACCGTCGATCATGGACCCGTGACCATTGAAGGTCATGGCACGTTCCACCATCGTCTCCATAGCCGCGTCCGCTCATACGATGTGGACCGTCAGGGCATCGTCCATAACGCCATCTACTTGTATTGGCTCGAGGCTGCACGCATCGAGTACTTCCGTGATATCGGTGTACCCATCGATCGTGCATCGTTCGTAACCAAGCATCGTTTTGTAGTTGCAAAGACATCAATCGAATATGCGGCCGCAGCACAATTCGATGATCCGTACACGGTCTTCACCCGAGTATCCTTCGTCAAGAACTCGTCCTTCGGATTCGAACACGTGATCTGTCACGAAAACGGAACCATCCTTGCCGTTGCCAGCAGCGTGCTGGTCCATCTCAACCCGGCCAGCCATAAACCCGATCGCATCCCGGATTCCTACCGGACGCTGATCAGTGAGTTTGAGCTATGA
- a CDS encoding aminotransferase class I/II-fold pyridoxal phosphate-dependent enzyme: MMIDLRSDTLTVPDDGMRQAMASASVGDDVYSEDPTVLELQDRVASMFGKEAALFVPSGTQGNQICIALHATTGEEVIAERNAHIFHYENAATSVIARAQIHALDSDAGSMVLEDVLGAIRPAAYYYPRTALIAVENTHNRHGGTVLSMSYLRNLRLVANRSGLPVHCDGARIWNAMTATGTSAAEYGELFDTMSVCLSKGLGAPIGSLILGSGEMIERARRWRKMLGGGMRQVGVLAAAGLYALDTNLPKLAADHQRAKAFAEEIAAIDGVDIELERVQTNVVAFRVPALTDAEFIAACFEKGLRIAPIKPGTMRAVFYHQVSDADRAEAAGIVRSVLNRN, from the coding sequence ATGATGATCGATCTGAGAAGTGATACGCTAACAGTTCCCGATGACGGAATGCGTCAAGCCATGGCCAGTGCCTCGGTGGGTGACGATGTGTATTCGGAAGATCCCACGGTCCTGGAACTCCAGGATCGCGTAGCGTCGATGTTCGGCAAGGAAGCCGCCTTGTTCGTCCCAAGCGGTACACAGGGCAATCAGATCTGCATCGCTCTCCATGCGACTACCGGTGAAGAAGTGATCGCCGAACGCAATGCCCACATCTTCCATTACGAGAACGCAGCAACAAGCGTTATCGCTCGTGCGCAGATCCATGCACTGGATTCTGATGCCGGTTCGATGGTCTTGGAAGATGTCCTTGGTGCGATCCGACCAGCCGCGTATTACTACCCCCGCACCGCTCTCATCGCCGTGGAGAACACCCACAATCGTCACGGCGGAACTGTCCTATCAATGAGCTACCTCCGCAACCTCCGCCTAGTCGCAAATCGATCTGGATTGCCGGTGCATTGTGACGGAGCCCGCATATGGAATGCCATGACCGCTACAGGAACGTCGGCGGCGGAGTATGGAGAGCTCTTCGACACCATGAGTGTATGTCTCAGTAAGGGGCTTGGTGCTCCCATCGGCTCGCTCATCCTCGGCTCGGGAGAGATGATCGAACGCGCACGTCGGTGGCGCAAGATGTTGGGCGGCGGAATGCGTCAGGTTGGCGTGTTGGCAGCGGCCGGACTCTACGCACTGGACACCAACCTCCCGAAACTTGCGGCAGACCACCAGCGCGCCAAAGCCTTTGCCGAAGAAATCGCCGCTATCGATGGCGTTGATATTGAGCTCGAGAGAGTGCAGACCAACGTGGTGGCCTTCCGGGTGCCGGCATTGACCGATGCGGAGTTTATAGCTGCCTGTTTTGAGAAGGGGCTTCGCATTGCACCCATCAAGCCCGGGACTATGCGTGCCGTGTTCTATCATCAGGTGAGTGATGCCGACCGCGCGGAGGCAGCGGGCATCGTTCGCAGTGTACTCAACAGGAACTGA